The following are encoded together in the Ovis canadensis isolate MfBH-ARS-UI-01 breed Bighorn chromosome 2, ARS-UI_OviCan_v2, whole genome shotgun sequence genome:
- the LOC138434635 gene encoding NUT family member 2G-like, with protein MPFPPPIPGPPHRPPWEQPLPPSMTPSFPPGGTQLLPAFPRTPLVPNAGHGPSAPGACNIIVQVRSEGRPVEHPQAQTFVLTQAPLNWSTPGPLSRSTAHPVPLFLTTPAMETIVTAPAVGVAQSGKGSWTPGFPPQAPLPAAQLAPIIPQVNLGPQSHGTSREGSLATNQSKASQDDSCNPKSVYENFRRWQRFKSLARRHLPQSPDAEALSCFLIPVLRSLARLKPTMTLEEGLWRAVQEWQQRSNFDRMIYYEMARKFMEFEAEEVMQIQKLQWIQGVQGLPPPVPPKLDPQGSSAPKVCLQPGTHVPTGVQSKANAPRKAGARAHPTRSQPHRAQRHPGTKAPKEIPPEAVREYVDIMEVLMGPAHLAMGKSDAECGKDGNELKQEEDGTYEDPDLLSYIDKLCSQEDFITKVEAVIHPRFLADLLSPEPQLDPLALAEELEQEEGLTPEELVQKRLLALKEDQGVQTPSSQSVPRVDSSPSESDASKDAQRHDQGPQLGVSHEACPPEVDSEAVHRFSQANTGLSRAKDLVSSPGRQELPPFQPGQPSPPQGQRCTGPQPGPRDTSVLRTASPILGARGPRDGSSEDEEELPSLAFLLASQHSLLPWRLSQSPVPTSGQAPSSQRIGLSPAPLAAAKSRKRALCGGPAAVEMLPGPGAGLGVSERPALALGLVCPSQLRKRKCDPFVTGRKRKRLCSQEGSRQEGRTREVTGAVGLQVGKSGLHTDKDSSGASWELSALILHRDPLVIPFSKASLARDLRDICTVICIPGPSRDGELLSCPQPSGH; from the exons ATGCCCTTTCCTCCACCCATTCCTGGCCCCCCACACCGGCCACCCTGGGAGCAACCCCTGCCACCTTCCATGACCCCATCATTCCCTCCTGGTGGCACCCAGCTGCTGCCAGCTTTCCCCAGGACCCCTTTGGTGCCCAATGCTGGCCATGGCCCCAGTGCCCCTGGGGCTTGCAACATCATTGTCCAAGTCAGGTCAGAAGGAAGGCCAGTGGAGCACCCACAGGCTCAGACCTTTGTCCTTACTCAGGCTCCCCTCAACTGGAGCACTCCAGGGCCCCTCAGCAGGAGTACTGCACATCCTGTTCCCCTATTCTTAACAACCCCTGCAATGGAGACCATTGTGACTGCCCCAGCTGTCGGAGTAGCTCAGTCTGGCAAGGGAAGCTGGACCCCAGGATTTCCACCTCAAGCTCCACTACCAGCTGCCCAGCTGGCCCCCATCATTCCCCAAGTGAACTTGGGGCCACAGTCACATGGCACTTCCAGGGAGGGCAGCCTGGCCACCAACCAGTCCAAGGCTTCGCAGGATGACTCCTGTAACCCCAAGAGCGTGTATGAGAACTTCCGACGTTGGCAGCGCTTCAAGTCTCTGGCCCGGAGACACCTTCCCCAGagtcctgatgctgaagctctttCCTGCTTTCTCAT CCCAGTGCTTCGGTCCCTGGCTCGCCTGAAGCCCACCATGACGCTGGAGGAGGGACTGTGGCGGGCTGTGCAGGAATGGCAGCAGAGAAGCAACTTTGACCGGATGATCTACTACGAGATGGCCAGAAA GTTCATGGAATTTGAGGCAGAAGAGGTGATGCAGATTCAGAAGTTACAGTGGATCCAGGGGGTGCAAGGCCTACCTCCTCCAGTCCCACCGAAGCTGGATCCTCAGGGGTCCTCAGCCCCGAAAGTGTGCCTTCAGCCAGGCACCCATGTTCCCACCGGAGTTCAAAGCAAAG CCAATGCTCCCCGGAAGGCCGGGGCTCGGGCCCATCCCACCCGCTCGCAGCCACATAGAGCCCAGCGGCACCCAGGGACCAAGGCACCCAAGGAGATTCCCCCTGAGGCAGTGAGAGAGTATGTGGACATCATGGAGGTGCTGATGGGACCTGCCCACTTGGCCATGGGCAAGTCAGATGCAGAATGTGGAAAGGATGGAAATGAGCTAAAGCAGGAAGAGGATGGGACCTATGAAGACCCAGATCTCCTGAGCTACATTGACAAGCTGTGTTCCCAGGAAGACTTCATCACCAAG gTAGAGGCAGTCATTCACCCTCGATTCCTGGCAGACTTGCTTTCCCCAGAACCACAGCTGGATCCCTTGGCACTAGCTGAGGAGCTGGAACAGGAGGAAGGCCTCACCCCTGAGGAG CTGGTGCAGAAACGACTCCTGGCCTTGAAGGAAGACCAGGGAGTGCAGACACCCAGCAGTCAAAGTGTACCCCGAGTGGACTCAAGTCCTTCTGAGTCCGACGCCAGCAAAGATGCCCAGAGACATGATCAAGGCCCCCAGCTAGGGGTCAGTCATGAAGCCTGCCCACCAGAGGTTGATTCCGAGGCTGTTCACAGGTTCAGCCAAGCAAACACTGGCCTGtccagggccaaagaccttgtttCCTCTCCAGGACGGCAGGAGTTGCCTCCATTCCAGCCAGGacaaccctcccctccccagggtcAGAGGTGCACTGGCCCTCAGCCAGGACCCAGGGATACCTCTGTTCTCAGAACGGCCTCTCCAATTCTGGGGGCCCGAGGGCCCAGGGACGGGTCCAGCGAGGACGAGGAGGAGCTCCCCAGCCTGGCCTTCCTCTTGGCCTCGCAGCACAGCCTGCTGCCCTGGAGGCTGTCCCAGAGTCCTGTTCCCACCTCAGGCCAGGCCCCCTCCTCTCAGAGAATAGGCCTCAGCCCAGCTCCTCTGGCCGCTGCCAAGTCTAGGAAGCGGGCTCTGTGCGGAGGCCCAGCTGCTGTTGAGATGCTGCCCGGCCCGGGGGCTGGTCTCGGGGTCTCGGAGAGGCCAGCCTTGGCTCTGGGACTGGTTTGCCCCTCACAGCTGAGAAAGAGAAAGTGTGACCCGTTTGTcacagggaggaagaggaagcgGCTCTGCAGCCA AGAGGGGTCCCGACAGGAAGGAAGGACGAGGGAGGTCACAGGTGCTGTGGGCCTCCAGGTGGGCAAGTCTGGCCTCCACACAGACAAGGACTCCTCAGGTGCCTCCTGGGAGCTCTCAGCTCTCATCCTCCACAGGGACCCcctcgtcatccccttctctaaAGCCAGCTTGGCTCGAGACCTTAGGGACATCTGTACTGTCATCTGCATCCCTGGACCATCTAGGGATGGAGAGCTGCTGTCCTGCCCTCAGCCCTCTGGACATTAA